The nucleotide sequence TCTGctgcctcctcttccatcgatCCTCCGATTTCACCGATCAGGACGATACCCTCTGTTCGGGGGTCGGAGAGGAGGACCTTGACGACGTCGATATGCTGAGTTCCGGGGAAGGGGTCACCGCCGATTCCTACGGTAAGGGATTGACCGAGGCCTGCGAGGGTGGTTTGGCTGGGTGGGGATATCAGCGGGGTATCTCAAGAATGGAAAAAAGAGCGAAATGAAGTTGGTGGGTGTAGAGTGGAACGCtcagactcacttgacaGCTTCGTATGTAAGGCTAAGCAAAACAACAAAAACCGCTAGTCAGCTTCTCCCCTTATCAAATACCATCTCTCATATTCGATATCTAGTATCTCTTTCAAAAACCCCAGACCCAACTCACGTTCCAGACCTAGAGACAACTCCGATTTTACCTTGCTTGAAGATATGTCCAGGCATGATACCCATCTTACACCCCTCTGAGATAATACCGGGACAGTTCCCACCGATCATCCTAGATTTGTTCTGCGATTTCAAAGCGTTGTATACTCTGATTTGGTCTCTTTGCGGGATACCCTCCGTTATGGTCacgatgagcttgatctcGTTCTCGATAGCTTCGATGATGGCGTCTGCCGCGAAGGGGGGTGGGACGTAGATTACCGAAGCGTCTGGTTGGGCCTCCTTGACGGCGTCTCGGACGGAGCCGTAGACTGGGAGTCCGAGGTGGGTTTGGCCAGCTTTCTGCAAATGGGGTTTTACATATCAGCTCCAAATGTCTAAATGAAGTAGGTTGATCagtcaacccaccttggGGTTGGTTCCGCCGATCATTCGGGTTCCATAGTCGATAGCTTGTTGAGCGTGGAAAGTACCCTAGTAACATCAACATATTCAGCTACTATACTCGGTCGTGCTCATTGAATCCGACTCACAGTCTTTCCGGTGAAACCTTGGACGAGGACTTTGGTGTCTTTGTCTGAGAGTTGGGCGGTAGATTAGCCAAGTCCTCCACATGATGTCCACGTCGGTTCCTTcactccttcttcccatcggACTCCTTGAATCCTCCACTATCCCCATTCCATCCTGTCCTTCATTTTTGATcatctgaccatcttcccacACTTTCAACCCCAACACAACTCGGCAATGCCGAACTGCCCCCTTTCCTCAACGACAAGGGGAGTAGATGAGGACTCACTAATGAGGATGTTCTTGATGGTATCCTCGTATCCTGCCGAGGCACGCGCAGAAGAAGCGAAAGTTCTTACGCCTAtaaccatcccatctcaacatATTAGCGTTATATCCTTGAACCGGAGtgtagatgggaagggaCGTACCTCGGGCGAGGgttgaagctgatcgaaGGGATTGCATCTGTGATAGAAGTGATGCGTCAGCAGGGCAACGTGCTGATGTAGGTGTCCTTAAGCTAACCTTGACTGGTCTTTTACGGTgttgagaaagagaggaggggtgCTGATGAAATGTTAACTATCAACGTTTCAATGGTAGCAGTGTGTAACCGAAAGTTaagtctggtggtggtgctggaATAGCCCATTGAGATGCCACAACCGTTCATCACTGAAACGGGATCCCGTTATCCCCGAATACTACCGCTGGAATGGAAGAGATATAACACGTGGTAAACGTGGGGTAATGGAGGTCAGTGCGGCATTGATCTCCAAGTCAAGACGCGTcgaggaagagttgatgttgttgatgaagGGATGCTTTCAAGATTTATAGTTATAGCAGTTCAATACGTGCAATAGACCACCTCGAAACACTGTTCTTGTCGAAGCAGGCCTAATTCGAAACATCATCCAAACGCATAAAAGCTCTGATCTCATCCTGTGAGTGTCCGTCCTCCGTCATCACCGCTGCGATCTAGCTAATCCaccacctttccttcccagtcctccctccttccacGATGTACGGCGACCTAGCTCTCCAACTAGTCACATCCTCCCACCGATCAACACTGTCCACCACGCCTCAACTCCCTTTACCCAAATACGCCCTCCCCCTAATCCTATCAATATGCCTCGAGACCCGTCAACTGGGTCAATCCATAACATCAGCAGCAGAGCAACACGGCCAGGTATCCCTATCCCAAGATCGATCGCTGGTATGTAATCTCACCGTGCAGCATCTATCTGCTCGAAGGAATAAACGATGTCTATTGGCATACCTGCAAACGAGGGTAGGAGGCATAAAAGAACGATGGTGGGATTCAGGAGGATCGTTGGCTTATCTCCTTTCTccgtcttcgtcctcctcctcgaccactGGGGGAGATACGTCAGGGATGGGAAGTAATTCCGAGAGTGAGGGCACAGGCGATCTACGGAACAACCTGAGTCCCCAGGAGATAGATTTTTTGAGGGGGTATAATAATTTAATGTTGGATTACAAGTCGGATTTTTTAGATGTGCTGGATCTCACTTCGTCGATTGATAGACCACCGTCGgagttgatggtggatgtCCGAGTGCTTAGAGATGCGGGAGAGGTTATACTGGAGAGTGGGGAGAGGTTGGATTTcaggaagggggagaggtTCAGGTTGAATAGGAGtggggtggagaggttgatcgtGCAGGGGTATTTGGAGGAGGTCTAGGATTGGTCCGAGGTGGAGACTGAAGTGATGAAATAGCTAGAATGCGAATCTCAAGCAAGGATTTATGGTcagatgagaatggaagaaAACCGCTTGAGCGGATTGAAGATCACagcaggatgatggatggggtGTTCTGATAGCCGAAATAAGAAAGGTCACTTCGCATTGTACTTCGGTTTAAATGTACATTGTCAATTATGTtgtagtatatatatacatcttcTATATCGATGAATGATATCACCATGCAATGCCATCATCTATACTTTTCCTTCGACCCAGCGCGGCGACCTGGCTGGCTGGAATTCCCGGGAAACGTCTAATTCACTCCTACCGCCAATCtcacttcttcacctccgcaccaccatcaacagaCCTCGCTCTTGGTCTGGGCTGAACAGACTTGATCAACGCCTTGATCAGATCTCCCTTCTCAGCTTTTAGAGCATCGGTAGCTTCCTCTTTTGTACATCCAACTTGAGCGACCTGAGCCAACCGAAACGATTAGCAAACTCCTTGGAACAGCATTCACGATGTGGTGATCATGACAACAGAGATACCTCACTCACGATAAAATCAACATCCTCAGACTTTACGCCATCCGACCCAGATCCATTGGGCTTGACGTCCAAAGCTTCCATCGCTTTCTGAGCtttcaacccttcttcttttgtTATTTTACGTCTTTCTACTTCCAGTACGGCGTTTTCAAGTTTATCTAAATACGTGGGGAGAGGTCAGTGATACTGACCATACTCCCCTTTTATAGCTTGACATGAATTGGTATtgatatggaagaagatcagtATGAGGGACTCACGTTTGATGTATTGTCCACCGTCGGCAAACTGCGAAAGAGGACGGAATCAGCTCTTTTCATTGCAATCCCAAGAATTTTAGCTTTCAGATGAGAATAAAGCTTACTCACATCCATTATCACCTCCCCTTGGGGTATCCTACctgatgagcttgatgcGGCTGCCATTTCGTCTTATTGTATGATTTCTCGGTTGTTGTCAAAAGGATCAACGAAATGTTGGACGAAGGTATCTATACGAGTTGAACGATGATTTCCGTCAGGGGGTGTATTACGTAATTATGATCGGAGAGGGGTACAGCCGGCCGTCACTCTTCGAGGTATGTACTATACAGTAGGTGCTGCGTCACTGCATTcataacatcctcatcctcatctccatctgcaTCCTGCCCTCAATCTTGTAATCCGATCAAGATAGCTATATCAGGACAGACTCTTACACCCAAGAAGACATTCACTACGAACACAGCAAGAATCATCGAACAAGGCCTGTCATACACCGGGGTATCATCGCCCGACCACTCCACCCAACATGGCCTTCCAATCCCCACTCATCGCTATACCCCGCAAAACCACACAGGACGTGGACTGGTCAAATCCCATTCGATCAATCATTGCTCATTCATATGGTGAGGATCCGAAGAACTACGCAGAAGAGTGTTCGGTTTTGCAGAGATGTAGGCAGGATGCGGTGAGAGGAGCAGGGAGTGATCAGACTGGTGAGCTGCACgtttgatatgatgttgGAAAGCGGTGAGCTGACTCTGAAGGCAGCTCGAGATCTGCTGTACAAGTACTTTGGTCAGCTCGAGCTGCTAGAACTCAGGTTCGCAGAGATCAAAGTGCCTTTCATATGGTGAGCTTTCTTATCAGTCCAAATGTACCCAccgaagctgacatttcACGTTGATAGGAACGACGCATTCACAGACAAACCCACTACGCAGACTTCACTGGCATTTGAAAAGgcctccatcatccatcttatctcttCAGTCCTATCCTCGCTCGCTCAGACACCTTCGCGATCCGATCCCGAGGGACTGAAACGAGCCTATTACAATACCAGGGCATCAGCAGGGATGTTAACCTACATCAACGAGAACTTCTTACATGCCCCTTCCACTGACCTATCGCGGGAAGTAGTTCAGCTATGTATCGGTATAATGTCAGCGCAAGCTACCGAGATCTTCACGGAAAAACTCatcgaagagaagaaatcgcCTGCTTTGGTCAGTCGATCCGCCAATTCCACGGCTGGGCTGTACAACACCGCcgtggaggagatgaaggagttCCAGGGGAAAGGGATCTTCGACAGGAACTGGTTATACGTCTTGCAGATCAAATCGAAACTCTTCGCATCGTTGGCGCAGTATTATAAAGGTGTAGCGGACAATTCAAGTGGGAAACATGGGATAGCATTGGTACGATTCAAGGTTGCCGATACCCTCGCGCAGGAGGCTTCCAAACAGGCCAACTCCTTCAATTAcactttcatctcatctagTACACCTACCCTACCCCACGACGCGGGGACGAGTCTGATGGAAATTACAAAATCCCATCTGACGATCTGCGCGGAAATCAAAGATCAGTCAACGAAAGATAACGATCTGGTATATCATGAGGTCCTTCCTTCCGAGGCGTCTTTGCCAATCATCGAGAAGCTACCTTCATCATCTGCTCCTATTAGTATACAGGAGATATACGGTAATCCCGAGATCACCAAGCTGATCGGCCCAGATATCTTCATCAAGCTTGTTCCGCTCGCCGTACATGAGTCGGCTAGTATATATTCAGAGGAAAAGGCGAAGGTCGTCAGAGGGGAAGTGGAAAGGGTGGAAATGTCCGAAGGAGAGTTGAGAGCTGGGTTGGAGCATCTGGGATTACCGGGTCTAGTGAATCAGTGGAGGAATctggtagatgatgatggtcggGATGATAGTGGTGATGTGGAGATCAGTCTCCAAGTGAGGAGGTTGGCTGAGGATATCAGTAGAGGTGGAAATGTTGAGAATTCTTTGAGACAgctggatggggagagggagagatgcgAGAGGGAACTCAGGGAGTTGAGCGGATCGTTGGATAATGAGAGTAGGGAATGCGAGAGAATGAGGGTGAGCCGACCGAGCCTATAGGACATCGACATAAAAGCTGATTTCACTTGATTGTCACAGGCGAAATACACCCCTCAGttcactcaacctccttctggCCCGCAAACATCCAATTGGCGTTCCAACATCGCTTCAAACCTCTCTGCTCTGGCCTCGGCTGGACAATCTGACTCTCACCTCCACACCATTTGGAGGGACATTCAACCACAGATCACGCTGCTCGCGTCAGGCGAGAGCGGATTAGAGAGAACTGCGGCTCAGATCGCTGCTGGTCGGCCCCAAGCTCCCGTCAATCAAGGTATCAGTCTGCTAGATCTACAAGAAGAAGTAGGCTCGAAATCAGGATTAGGCGAtaatgagaaagaggaattaAAGAAGGCTGTTGCTGATGCTGGAGAACGACTGGATAGACTTAGCAAGATtagaagggaaagagacGATGTGCTCAAGGATCtgaaagagaaggtgagcttgctCCCTCTGTTCGACTTGATGGAAGCTGACGTATACTTTCGTGTAGATCCAAAATGACGATGTTTCTAACCTGCTTCTGCTCAATCGTCGATCAACCGGAGTCGAACCTCAGCTTTTTGCAGCTGAGTTAGAGAAGTTCCGACCATACCAATCCAGACTTGCGGCTGCTATCCAAGCTTCCTCGTCGATCTTACAGGAACTCGAAATGCTAGTTCGACAAGtagagaaaggaaagggagtGAAAGACCTCCAGAGATCACAAAAGCATCGTACTAAGAGGATCAGAGAGtgggagaggaagttgatcgaTGCTGGAGAGGGTTGGGCAGAGATCCAAGCTGGTCTGGGAAAAGGTTTGACATACTATGATTCCCTTACAAGAATTTTGGATGATCTCAAGAGAGAGATAAATGGGTTCGTCAAGAGTAGAGAAAATGAGAGGAACAGGATGGTCGGCGAGATCGAAACTAGACAGAGGATTGGTGgatctcctcccccaccaacatcatcaagtGGAGCTAGAAGTCTGGAAGAGAGATTGGCCGCATTATCTGTCGACAGATCCTCATCTGGATATTCACCTCAACCGCCTAAGCCTGTAACTTCACCTTCGttccctccaccaccgcctcAAGTGTCAACACCGAGcttccctccaccacctccacccgCCAAACCTACGAACCCATATGATTTTAGTAGTTTGTCGAATGTCCCTTCTGCGTTCTCGACTTCGTCCCCAAATACAGCTCGATCACCACCGCCTTCGACATCCAATCAGGGTCCGGCCTatggatcatcttcatacGGTTACAACGCCCCTCAACAGCCACAACAGTCTGGCGTTTActcgcactcacctcctgctcaatcgccttaccctcctccacctagTCAATCAACCCGACCTGCCCCCCAAAGCTATGGGTCGTACAGCTCGCCATCCCAAGCTCAACCAACTTATGGTGGTAATCAGACATACCCTGCTCCACCAACACAATCGCAATacgctcctccaccacctcctcctcagcagacctacccatctcacccaccgCCTCAAGCCCAATCCTCGTACTCTGCTTATCCATCTGTTCAACCACCACAGAGTCAACAGGGATActaccctcctcccccacaACCACAACGACCCGCTTatacttctcctccacctcagcaGCACTATCCCAACTATCCACCGCCCACTGGTCAGTATGCGGCgcaatctcaacctcaacctcaaggcGGTCAGTATGGGTATCAACCCCCCCAGCAGGGATATCAACCACAGGGAGGGTATCAGTATCGTTAGGTTCTGAAGAGGTTTTGTACGCTTGGATTTGTATATGTATTCCACgttggatggtgagataCATACTGACTTGTAACGTGTTTACTGACGTCTCGAGACGGCTTTTCAAGATATACCAACTTTCTGTTAGCTGGTCTGAACATGTCTTATGATTTGGGAAAATCTCGATGCGACATGTTCGGTAATCTACTCCTGTCGTCCACTGACGGTCCTTCCAATGGTATTGGTATTCTGGGTCCTTTGGTCAATCTGGCATCTTGACTCCGACCATACATCCCAAAGGACCCTTTGGAGAGTACACATATACCCCTTTCAAAGATGGTTGAACCCCTTATAGAGTCATTTAAAGGATATCTACCAACTCCGAAAAGAGATTACAACTCCTAAGAGCATAGAGCATATCTGTTTGGTGCTTCTAACGATCGTAAGGGGACTCATCTCGGTCGATGAGGTATACCTTTCATCCACCCCCTTGAGATAAATCGAGCCTACTTAGCGTATTGGAGTGTGGAACTCCTAACTTTGAAACGACGTGGGTATGATGATTCTGCGTTTCGGAGTGAGATGGGCATGGGTAGtctgggaagatgaggagagggagatggtggaaggATGGAGTAAATGATTTATTGCGTTTTGACCTCATGGTGAGCTGTGCTCGAGCGAACGAGAAAGATATAAGAAGAGATAAAGTCTGATGAAGCTCATTTCCCTTTGTTCATGATCAAGTTACATATCGTGACTTTGATATATTCCAAATTCCAAACCAAACCTTACTCCGCCATCATTTGACACGAAAATAGATTTAAAAGGTGTTTGGTTTTAGCTTGAAGTACAGTATCTTATCTTGATCGTGTATATAGAATAACTATATTTAGTTTAGTACCACCGCCCTTCTTGAACAATAACGATGGAAACTCCCTGGACGGTCGATGGATTCGTAGGAACGCCTGATATGATTGATAATGAGGGTAGTGAGTTGGCCATCATCCTATCTCATCTATATGTTACACCATCCTACTGGAAACCCGATACGGTGTGATCAGTCTGACGTTGTCGCTTGACCAGACGATTACTTCCAATTCAACCCTTCCACTCCTAAATACTCTATAACGCCCGACAACCAATTCCCTCAACACTCTTATACCCATCCTGGACATCCCATGGGGTTCCCCACGGATCAATTCCAACTACATCACCCgcaccctcaacctcaagctcaGGCCACTTTCAATGGTTTTCCCATGCAGGGTCAATTCACTCTTGACAACGATCACGGAAATAGAAtggggaatgggaatgcCCCCGGTGAACTTCGAACGTCCCATTCCAACTCTTCTTTACGATCCTTCTCGCACTCGCATCGATCCAACTCGAGTGTATCCTCCGCACAATCGCAATACACTTGGTCCACCGCTCTGACCAACGAGGAGATTTCTTCTGATCTCGACGCGGACGAGGGTACGAACAGTACTTCCATCTCACCGAACCTCCTTCGTACACCAAATTCGATATTgcaggaggaagataagagACACGGTAGAGTTCCGAGTCTATCTTTATCTATCGATCCGAAGTTGTTCAAACCGACCCCTTCCGCTACCCAGGTCACCCAGAATATCaagggcgaggaagaggaagtggagatgCTAGAGACTGCCAAGCcgaaatcatcctcgtcatctgcGAAAGATAAGAAAAGGGAATTACTGGGTGACTCACCACTTAAGAAGGGGaaggccaagaaggagagagcAAAGAAGGGGTCCGGCTCTGGGGGGACcagtggaggagaggggaagaaggtcagTCATGCTAGGAAAGTGAGTTACCAATTTCTTTTTCATCAAGTACTCTATATACCCATATTGACGTTTACAATTGAATCACAAGCAAACGGCCGATCATATCCCTCGGCCTCGAAATGCTTTTATACTATTTAGGAAACATGTCGTAGATTCAAAGCTGATCCCTGCGAGTGTCGAGATGAGACATCAGAACGTCAGTATAATCACTGCGAAGATGTGGTCGGAAGTGAGTCTGAGGCAATTTCCTTTtggatgatcaatcttgtATTAAGGATATGGGCTGATGATTGAAATGACCGTTTGTATAGGCTCCATCAGACCAGAAAGCGCATTTCAACGATTTGGCGAGGATCGAAAAGGAGGAACATATGAAAAAGTCGGTTCTATTCCCCTCTTCATACCATTTTTCCCTGACTGACTCGTTCTACCTTGTCTCTATCGTAGGTACCCCGGATACCGATACCAGCCCGTGTATAGACGCACCAATGTGATTCGACGGAGGGTGAGGAAAGACGAGGCGGAAGAACAGAAATGCAAATCCGTGGCTGAGCTGTTGATCAAGGGGAAAAGTGGGGAAGATCtggagaatgagatcaaggagaagatcagaaagggtagtagtggtagtagtgaGGTTGCTGCTCCCGTGGAAGCGGTCAAGGAGGCTGAGAAGTGAGTGCGACACGACATCCTCTGGCTCAGTGATGCCCAGGTGCTAATGAAGAGATGCTTCTGCAGGTCCAACTCTCGTAGAGCATCTGCTGCTTGTGAGCTGTCCAAGGGAGCTTTGAGAGCGTTACGCGCACAAGCAAGACAACAATCTTCATCGCATGAATCAGGCGATTGGTCCGACATCTCTTCCTTACGGGGCAGATCGACCTCTCAGCCTCGCTCGAGGTCGATATCGAGAAGACAGAGCTATGCTTTCGAGTTTGAAGATAATTGCGATTCGACCGAGGAGAACGACCATGAACATGAGGTCGATGCGAGCGTTAATGGTCCAAATCAAGGAGGGATGTTGGGTTATGGATTGGCTCCTTCGCAGATCCAGGGATTCGCTCAACACCAGCAATTTCACCAACAGGCCGGAGATGGGTATGAACCATGGAATGAATTGAGTTACACGAGCCAAGTCCAGTTTCACCAGCCTCAGCCACAGGAATATGACAATCACTTTGTCATACAACAATCTAATGGGAATGGGCATTACGAATCGTTTACCTCATTACCTACCGATAACTCTGGTCCGGGATCTATGAGCTTCCAACACCAACAGCAGTACCAGACACAACCCATCACGAGTTACTCCGCATCCTTCtccgatccatcttcatcttccaccacacACAACTTCCTGTACCCTCAACCTAGCTCTGGAGAACTGCAATTACCCAGCACAAGTAATGACAACGAATTCTACACTTACGACACGGCACTCCCATTCTCACCGTCCGTCGCTAACTTCACTTtccaacatcaacaacaacagacCGACTACTTCAATATG is from Kwoniella bestiolae CBS 10118 chromosome 6, complete sequence and encodes:
- a CDS encoding DNA replication complex GINS protein PSF1 produces the protein MYGDLALQLVTSSHRSTLSTTPQLPLPKYALPLILSICLETRQLGQSITSAAEQHGQVSLSQDRSLVCNLTVQHLSARRNKRCLLAYLQTRVGGIKERWWDSGGSLAYLLSPSSSSSSTTGGDTSGMGSNSESEGTGDLRNNLSPQEIDFLRGYNNLMLDYKSDFLDVLDLTSSIDRPPSELMVDVRVLRDAGEVILESGERLDFRKGERFRLNRSGVERLIVQGYLEEV